In the genome of Persephonella sp. KM09-Lau-8, one region contains:
- the tsaD gene encoding tRNA (adenosine(37)-N6)-threonylcarbamoyltransferase complex transferase subunit TsaD: MKILGIETSCDDTGVSVYDSEKGLLSNVVSSQVKLHAEWGGVYPDLAAREHTKNIIPVLDKALKDANISMEEIDGIAVTVAPGLIVSLVIGISAAKALSWVHKKPLIPVHHIEAHIFAIFIEKEIEFPFIALVVSGGHTELYIIRGFEDYVYLGGTLDDAAGEAYDKVARMLGLGYPGGPIIDKLAKEGQEVIKFPRPLLSDKGKNRFNFSFSGLKSAVLREVEKGIYRKEDIARSFQEAVVDVLVGKTIDASQEFNIKNIVVAGGVSANSRLRERFFQEAEKRNLNIYFPPLYLCTDNAAMVAFTGYKRFIETGKTINFSFEGKARLRLDKFVDYINQFQK; this comes from the coding sequence ATGAAAATACTCGGAATAGAGACCTCCTGTGATGATACAGGGGTCTCTGTTTATGACTCAGAAAAGGGTTTACTGTCCAATGTCGTTTCTTCACAGGTAAAACTTCATGCAGAATGGGGAGGAGTTTACCCTGACCTTGCTGCCAGAGAGCATACAAAAAATATCATTCCTGTTTTAGATAAAGCGTTAAAAGACGCAAATATATCAATGGAAGAGATAGATGGTATAGCTGTCACCGTAGCCCCTGGTCTTATAGTTTCCCTTGTTATTGGTATCTCTGCAGCCAAAGCTTTAAGTTGGGTTCATAAAAAACCTCTTATTCCTGTCCACCATATAGAAGCACATATCTTTGCAATTTTTATAGAAAAAGAGATTGAGTTCCCATTTATAGCTCTTGTTGTTTCTGGAGGACATACTGAGCTTTATATAATTAGAGGATTTGAGGATTACGTTTATTTAGGTGGAACGTTAGATGATGCAGCCGGAGAAGCATACGATAAAGTTGCAAGGATGCTCGGACTTGGCTATCCTGGGGGTCCAATCATAGATAAACTGGCAAAAGAAGGTCAGGAAGTAATAAAGTTTCCAAGGCCACTTTTATCAGATAAGGGAAAAAATAGATTTAATTTTTCATTCTCAGGGTTAAAAAGTGCTGTTTTAAGGGAAGTTGAAAAAGGTATTTACAGGAAAGAGGATATCGCCCGTTCATTTCAAGAGGCAGTAGTAGATGTATTAGTTGGAAAAACAATAGATGCTTCACAGGAATTTAATATTAAAAATATTGTTGTTGCCGGTGGTGTATCTGCAAACTCAAGACTCAGGGAAAGATTTTTTCAGGAAGCAGAAAAAAGAAATTTAAATATTTATTTTCCCCCTCTCTATTTGTGCACAGATAATGCTGCGATGGTTGCTTTTACAGGATACAAAAGATTTATAGAAACTGGAAAAACTATAAACTTTTCATTTGAAGGAAAAGCAAGGCTACGACTTGATAAATTTGTGGATTATATTAATCAATTTCAGAAATAG
- a CDS encoding S41 family peptidase, producing MKSRVSLIAGIILIFVAGLSFGIAAKTSQQDKLKEDLKLLGIYTEVFKIVKEHYVEPVSSKKLIYGSLRGMMNALDPYSTFFTPDEFKDFTTETHGEFGGLGIEITMENHKLIIVAPIEDTPAWRAGLKPGDIIIEIDGEPTDKMTLLQAVKKMRGKPGTKVTLTIWRKGVEKPFKVTITRAIIKIRSVKTKELDNGKIGYIRLTQFQENSTGDFKKALEKFKNKEGIIIDLRNNPGGLLSTAVAIADMILDKGKLIVYTKGRDPRTNEKYYSERKPVISTEIPIVVIVNKGSASASEILTGALKDNNRALVVGDKTFGKASVQTLIPLPDGSGIKLTTAHYYTPNGKMIMHKGITPDIVVHVSEEEEMERIKAEREAKIHGTKVKIKDPQLDTAINAIKIINFAKKAEK from the coding sequence ATGAAAAGTAGAGTTTCCCTTATAGCTGGAATAATACTAATATTTGTTGCAGGACTTAGTTTTGGAATTGCAGCAAAAACATCACAACAGGATAAATTAAAAGAAGACCTTAAACTTCTTGGTATTTATACTGAAGTTTTCAAAATAGTTAAAGAACATTATGTTGAACCTGTAAGTTCTAAAAAGCTTATTTATGGGTCATTAAGAGGCATGATGAATGCTTTAGACCCATATTCTACTTTCTTTACTCCAGATGAATTCAAAGATTTTACAACAGAAACCCATGGGGAATTTGGTGGACTTGGAATAGAGATCACAATGGAAAATCACAAACTAATAATTGTAGCCCCTATTGAGGATACTCCAGCATGGAGAGCAGGACTTAAACCTGGGGATATAATCATTGAGATAGATGGAGAACCTACAGATAAAATGACCTTACTACAGGCTGTTAAGAAAATGAGAGGGAAGCCTGGAACCAAAGTCACACTTACTATCTGGAGGAAAGGTGTTGAAAAACCATTTAAAGTCACTATAACAAGAGCAATTATAAAAATAAGAAGTGTAAAAACAAAAGAACTGGATAATGGAAAAATAGGTTATATAAGGTTAACCCAGTTTCAGGAAAACTCTACAGGGGACTTTAAAAAGGCTCTTGAAAAATTTAAAAATAAAGAAGGCATAATAATAGATCTAAGAAATAATCCTGGTGGATTACTCTCTACTGCTGTTGCCATCGCTGATATGATTTTAGATAAAGGTAAATTAATTGTATATACAAAAGGAAGAGATCCCCGAACTAATGAAAAATATTATTCGGAACGTAAACCCGTTATATCAACAGAAATACCTATAGTTGTTATTGTAAATAAAGGCTCTGCAAGTGCTTCAGAAATTTTAACAGGAGCTCTAAAAGATAACAATAGAGCTCTTGTGGTAGGAGATAAAACATTCGGAAAAGCATCTGTTCAAACACTTATTCCTCTCCCTGATGGTTCTGGAATAAAACTAACAACAGCACATTACTATACGCCTAATGGAAAGATGATAATGCATAAAGGTATTACTCCAGATATTGTGGTTCATGTTTCCGAAGAAGAAGAAATGGAGAGAATAAAAGCAGAAAGAGAGGCAAAAATACACGGGACAAAAGTTAAAATAAAAGATCCTCAATTGGATACAGCAATTAATGCAATTAAAATAATAAACTTCGCCAAAAAAGCTGAAAAATGA
- the aroC gene encoding chorismate synthase: MGVLRFLNAGESHGPALTAIIEGMPSNLEISHEYINKELARRQQGYGRGGRMKIEKDKVEILSGVRFGKTLGSPITLMIRNKDWENWTDIMAIEGEPVDKRKITNPRPGHADLVGGIKYGFDDLRNVLERASARETTTRVAVGAVCKKLLEDIGIKIGSYVVSIGELSVKELIQEIPLEERFRLAEQSVVRTPVPSEDEKFKKLIDMAKEEGESLGGVFEVFATGVPVGLGSHVQWDRRLDGRIAQAFMSIQAIKGVEIGEGFELAKKFGSQAHDEIFWDKERGFYHKTNRAGGIEGGISNGEPIIVRAAMKPIPTLMRKKSLHSVDIKTKQPFDAAKERSDITAVPAAAVVGEAMLAIVLAQAVLEKFGNDNWIEIKERINQYIQYTKQF; this comes from the coding sequence ATGGGCGTTTTACGTTTTCTTAATGCAGGAGAATCCCATGGACCGGCTTTAACTGCTATCATCGAAGGAATGCCTTCAAATCTTGAAATATCCCATGAATATATAAATAAAGAGCTTGCCAGAAGACAGCAAGGATACGGTCGCGGTGGCCGTATGAAAATAGAAAAGGACAAAGTAGAAATTCTTTCTGGGGTTAGATTTGGTAAAACCCTTGGCTCTCCTATCACATTAATGATTAGAAATAAAGACTGGGAGAACTGGACAGACATAATGGCTATAGAAGGAGAGCCTGTTGATAAACGTAAAATAACAAATCCCCGTCCTGGGCATGCAGACCTTGTAGGTGGTATAAAATACGGTTTTGATGATTTAAGAAATGTTCTTGAAAGGGCAAGTGCAAGAGAAACAACAACAAGAGTAGCTGTTGGTGCTGTCTGTAAAAAGCTACTTGAGGATATTGGTATAAAAATAGGCAGTTATGTGGTGAGTATCGGAGAACTTTCTGTAAAGGAATTAATACAGGAAATTCCTCTTGAAGAAAGATTTAGACTTGCAGAGCAGTCAGTAGTTAGAACTCCGGTTCCTTCGGAAGATGAAAAATTCAAAAAACTAATTGATATGGCTAAAGAGGAAGGAGAAAGTTTGGGAGGTGTTTTTGAAGTTTTTGCCACCGGTGTTCCAGTAGGACTTGGCTCCCATGTCCAGTGGGATAGAAGGCTGGATGGAAGAATAGCCCAGGCTTTTATGAGCATTCAGGCTATAAAGGGAGTTGAGATAGGGGAAGGTTTTGAACTGGCAAAAAAATTTGGTTCACAGGCACATGATGAGATATTCTGGGATAAGGAGAGAGGTTTTTACCACAAAACGAACAGGGCTGGTGGAATAGAAGGTGGTATATCCAATGGAGAGCCTATAATTGTAAGGGCTGCCATGAAACCAATTCCTACATTAATGAGGAAAAAATCCCTGCATTCTGTTGATATAAAAACCAAGCAACCTTTTGATGCAGCAAAAGAACGTTCAGATATTACAGCTGTTCCTGCAGCGGCAGTTGTTGGGGAAGCAATGCTTGCAATCGTTCTGGCACAGGCTGTTCTGGAAAAATTTGGAAATGATAACTGGATAGAAATAAAAGAGAGGATAAATCAGTATATTCAATACACAAAGCAATTTTAG